In Nymphaea colorata isolate Beijing-Zhang1983 chromosome 10, ASM883128v2, whole genome shotgun sequence, the genomic stretch taatttgatGCGTCCATAAAACACACGGACGGACAGATCAACCGTCATGTTATAAAACCCATCCCCTGATCATGACGTAGAGCTTCATTCTTTATCGAGCGTTGTTCCATAAATAATGCAATCAACATAACGTGCGGCAGCATCTTTGAAtggatataatatatataaaaaggagACACATTTCTACACCCATTCAGCCGGTCTCGCACCTACTTTTGTTGGAGTGCATGCgcacatgcatgtgtgtgtgtagcaGATTCTTCCTCTTGGGCTCAAATGAAAAGGGTTAGGCACGCTTTCTGAcattcatgaattttaaaagcAGAAATGATGCGGTCAGGACAAAAATGCTCGCGTTTTCTTATGCGAAGGCAGTTTGCAATTATTTTTGCTCACGGAATTTACCTTTTGTACTTGCAAGGTGTCACGGAATCATACCCACTTCCTCTACACGCCAATATTACTTTCGGGGTTGGTACCACTCGATCTCCGAGATAGCTGATACTGTTTCATGCATAGCGACAGTACTTTTTATCGGAAAACATATCGGACTGTTGGGTACTCTTgagttttttgtttgaatttataaattttagattaaggatgtcaatgtatctaatttggataagatatccaattaaaccattttgaaaaaatgttggatacgaaaaaaagtttaataccTTATTAAggaatcagattggatttggatttaacaaatggcatctgatcggattcaggtTTGGAGTCGGATCGAAACTTAtgtttaaacaaatatcttataccTGAGACCCTTACATCCTGAAAAACCACTAGGTTTGATTCAAAATTAGGATTTGAGTATGAATGTTAATATCGAATTTTGATCGGATGCAGATTGTGAAAccgaatttcagaatttgattCGAAtgcaacttttctttgttcctaTTCAAATCTAAACATACAAATGttcaaaaaagtggatatgattaagagtatatttgattcaaattcgaTCATTGACATCTAGATAAGTTTGTTGTGCCAAGAAAAGAATTAGAATTTCTTGGGAAGGAGTCCACATTTAAACTTTTCCCGTGCACATCAAACACACCGTTATGTTTTTCTTCCAGTATAACTTTGACTGAAAAGACCGCAATTACGAACAACCTATATGGAATAGTTTCTTTCTACCACAACAACACTGCAATGAACATATTCTTGAATGTTAGGGTATTTAATGAAATTTGCTTTAATCAACACAATATTCTTGCAATAAGTAAACAAATTCTTGATATTGcaggtttttttttcccttatgGGGGCATAGGACTAGCTACTTTAAGGTTCCATTTTGTAATAGTAACCATTAATTTGTTACTCTTTCATGAAGAACAACATTGCCAAACAACTCCTTAATGATAAAGGGGAAAGTCTAATTATATTTGAAGATATGCCAAAGCACGTGGCAtatctattttcttttgcagaTTGCAGTAGGAAAATCCAATTCTAGGTTGTCACTCTTTcatgaagaacaagaacaaactGTTCTCATTTGttcattatatttcaaaatatgcGAGAGCACGTGGcctatccttttccttttgcagATTGCAATAGACAAATAGAGCTCTACAGAGTGTTGTtgcatgaaagaagaaaagcccTATCCAAAAGGGATTTCTGGATATCCTTTGTAAAAACTAGGTGTCTTCTGGTCATTTTAGGACTGGGACACCTTCAGGGCCCGCTTGGGGCCCTGGcaccaccttaattttttttttttttaaattatatctaaattcacttgttctatataaaaattttaaaaattgatatttcaaccctaatcaaaatttagagactttaatttggctccctcatgaaaaaaatttggttCCTACCCTGGTTTTATAGGAGGACCCTTCATTTTACGCCCTCTCATGCAAAGTTCATAACAAATAACTTCCTTCCATTTGTTTCTCCATCCCTTTACTTTCGACTTCTGCCAACCGAAAATAAGAATCAAACTTGGGAGTAATACTTGTCAAATTTAAATGTAGGGTCATGAAAGTGCATAGCACAACTGGGTGGTAAGAAACTCACATTTAAGGGGTCCGAGGTTTGAATCCTGATGTGTTGCTCATATGGCCTATGTTAAATACTACAATCAAGTCAAAGGACGTACCATATGTTTACACATGTTTTGAAGAAGGTAGAACCTTGGAGACATAAGGGTATGGCCTCGGAGGTCTTACGTCAAAGGTGGTTTCCTAtgccctttgtttttattttattctgtTAGTATATGATCCAATTCTTCATATATTGAACTGATTTGTATGATCAATATTGCGCTTAATTACGGGGATTCTTCCACATTAGTAGCTagtaattttttccttttcttcaacttTAAATTCTGAACAATATTTACTCACAAAAAGAAGCTTGGGTTTATGTTCTTCCCAGCTCCTACTTCATTTGTACTAATTATTTGATCAATAATCTTATTCAAAATTATAAGAAGGCTAGCAATACTGTGTATGTTACTCTCGATATTCTTATAACTAAAGTTTAAAATATTGCTTTCTAGTTAATTTTACAGATGAACTATTTGGGAGATCCCAccataaaattattttgtaGCTTAATTAATCTGGTTGGCAAAATAAGATTTACGATAAGTGCATGGTTCATGCAAGCACTATACTTTTTCAAAGAGGACAAAATATTattacttgttttcttcttccatgcccttaacacacactctctctctctctctctctctctctctctgtgtgtgtgtgtgtgtgtgtgtgtgtgtgcgtgtgcatgtGCGTGTACGTCTAAAATGGGTGCAATGAAGAGGATGAGTCTTCTTCCTCAATAAAAGGTACATAAGAAGACAAAAGGAATCACTCACAAAACAAACCCTAAAAAGAAGAGTTCTCATGTCTGACTAAGGTTCTCTCTCAGCCATACGTTTTAGTGGAATGTCTGTTCAAACTACTCATACTTCAAAATAACAAAAGTACCCAAAAACAACCTTTTAACGACTTTCATGCTAACACTTTGTGCTTAAGCTTCTATTGATGAGCATCCATCCctaaactttaatttttaagcaaaaaataaacaagGTTGCTTAATTATATTCTAATCAATATCAATAATACTAGTGAATTAACTGAAAGGCTAAAGGTTTTGGGATTCTCTATAAGCTTAAATGTAGATGGCATCTGCAGGCTACTCAGTAAGATATAAATGTATAGTTCACAGCTAGGTGGGAGGGAGATACCCCTAAAAGACCGAAGCCCCactctctcttctctacttTTGGGGTCTAGGGCTGCTTCAAGACCTATGCAAGAAGCGACATACCCATTGACTAAGTGTCGTGCACCCACCATTCACAGTCTAGGACAGCAACACCCATACGAATTAAACTGAAGACCGGTTTTTCACCACTCTACCAATCTGAGCAGTTAACATGTGACTAGTGATCAGATGAGAATAAGGCATAATAAGGGCCGGGTCGGCCATTCCTGGCCTCCAATATATGTTTTTGCTATTGATCTGGGCCCATTGGTCATTTAACAAGGATGAAGTAATTGAAGTGTTAATATCGAACCCAGCTTGCAACTTGCAGAATATTTTGGTACACGATCCAATACTGTCCACCCTTACTCTAATTAAGTTGATTCTTTCTAGTGACCCTACCCACTAGATTCCCTTTGTTTTGACACAAAAGAAGAGCTTTCTCATTATCGACCCTACCCTCTAGATGCCTTTGTTTCTGTACAAAAAGAAGAGTTTCTTCTCATTAATCTCTGGTGTAGTTACTTGACCTTTCCGTTTAATCTGATCTCTTTAACTGTAATGACTGGCTTACAGTATggtctgtttcttttttcttgattttttttctcttcattattACATCTCGTATTGCAGgttgtttttttatcaatcaaTTATATTTTAGGCATAACTTTTATTTTGGGATGATGTCAGAAACCAAATAGATTTTTAATGTGACCAAAATGTAATCAGGATTAATGCTTGAACAACATCAGAATGATAATCTGGGCAGGATGTATTTGTTGAATAAAATGTAGGCCATAGTAAATACTTATCCCTTTTTCTTCCCAATTAATGCAATTCTGGTATTGGATTGTTGCCAAACTAAACGAGGCTAAGTCTTCAAAAGACTTAATTGATTAATCAAATTGCAATTTGCAGCATAATCCAGAGTTCCTTAAAAGGGTGGATCAAGATAGACATGACTCTGGGAATGATGACATCAGGTCTCAGCTCAACTACCCAAGTGATAACTAATTGTTAAAATCAATTTGGGTTGGCTTAGCTAAGTCAGCAGATCATTCAAGGTGCATTGATTCAGATACTGTTATTCAATTGTTTGTTTGACCGTTTGGAACCGTATCAATTACCATTatatttctttcaattaattGACCCTTGCTAATTATTATTTGCTTTATTCTGTAACAGGTGACATATTTGAATTTCCCCCTTTTTGTAACTTGtggaaattcaaaatttgatcttttgactattcagattcaaatatgtttCCAGTCAATGCGATTGTGATTTTTCTGAATCTTTTTGATAACTGATTgcatttagagaaaaaaaaaaggcttacAAATTGATCTTCATCCTCCTTCCCATTTggtattgttattattttctaaATTCCTGTGAAGGCCACAAGGGAAAAAATGTAAATCAGCTTATGACCACCATTAAGTGAAATTGGAAAGTGGGTAAATGACATGAAAGTTTGAAGTTGTGGCttcaaaagaaagaggaagtCTTTTCACATAAAGGACTTTCTGAGATTCAACTTTTTATGTGAGAACTTTGCTTCTCCTTTAAGGAGTTATAAAAGTTTTCATGTGGGTAGCTaggttttcctttcatttcctgctctttcttttccatgAGTCACAAACAAAATGTTCATCACACCAATAAAGTTTCTCAAGGGAGAAAATTTTCCCTTTATATCTTTGATGGGTTCAAAACATGACCCAAGAGGGCATTTAATAACTGAAGAAAACAAGTACCTTTGCAAACATGACAGGATTTAACCTCAGCTCCCTATTTCTGGCAGTTGTCAGAATTCATTAATGATGTTGCTCATCTGAAGAATTTCAAAACTAGGACGCCTATATTTGGTATTAAAAGCAGTGTGCTGTGGGCCAAGTGAAATTTCTCTTAATACAAACAACCCAACATAAGGGTCAGTACTGGCCCATGGATCATGGCCCTGCAATCTAGTACAACACTGAATCACAGGCTTTGGGGAGCAAAGGCACAAAGGAAGAGAGTAGAAGGGGGAGACGCCagttgaaagagaaaaaggcagGTTGATTTTCTTGGCCCTTTGTCCCTTTGTCACATTAAAGAAAGTGTtaattgaataaaataaaaaggagcCAAACAAGGCTTTGAAggaacagtttttcttttttccttctgaaaaacagagaaataaataaagcaaTTGCTGCCCATCAAGCAGCCCAGGATTCTCAAGCCATCAGCAGCTTTGGTTCCCTTTTCCCATCACACCTGCTTTTAAATCCCATCaatggaaaaacagaaaagcaataaaaggagagagagagagagagagaggaaataaaGCAGATTCTGTCATATGAAAAACTGGTTGTTTCACCTCTGCTCTTATCTGTTGTGCTGTTTCTTGTGCTGGCACAAACTGCTGATCCCCAACCCAAGGCTCCCATGCCCACcacatattttaaaaagattaGCTCAGCAGGATTGGCttcactctctctttttgtcccCTTAAGCTTTCCTTTCTTTATTAGAGACCTCATTGAAGCAGGAAATGTGGTTAAACTGATGATAAAAAGATGATTCCATACTGTCTTCTTTCTGCTCCTCTTCCCTTTTGTGATTATTAAATTGTCTCTTAATCTTTAAATACAGAAACCCCACCAGtgatcacaatttttttttaaaaaaaaataaaaagcaattGACCCACAGATCTCTTCTCACAGCATTTCTCGCCTGTGATTCCGTTGTTAGGTACTGGCAGGGCTCGGTCACTAGCATTTGCTTCATTTACATATCCAAAAGGGcacttataaatatataatagagcaaatatttgaatatgttaatgtgaaaataaagaaatattaaagggctgatgtgggcagttaATATGCGGCTCGGTCACTAATTTGCATTCAGTTTCAATCAGTATGGACGGCTTTTCAGTCTTTGCGCCTGATCTCATTCTAATGCATTTGTTTGGCGGTGTTACGGTCTGTTGGATGTcctctttaaaaattttgaaattttaattagaaaaccattttgatatttaaattttaacataaatACAGTAAAATACTGTTGGGTTGTATGATCAAAATATCAAAGTGAATAAAGGCTGCATATTGTTAAAATCAATGCATTATAGCAGATGTGATCATCTCGCTATCGGTTAAGATAGGAACGAGGCCAAAATTGTTGCTGTCAGCCTGTGACCTATTGGCCACAGCAACACCTTCCAGCTATGAACTAGCGTGCTACTTTTGAGTCTTGACATAACTCACGGACAGATTTGTTTTGATGGCGATCGATAACCTACATAGGAATTGGGGTGGTCCGATGGGACCCTCCTccaacacacacatatatatatattattattatgctTACGAGATATACGAGATGATGCAAGTCAAGCCCAAACCTAGGTGTTCATCACACACATAAGCCCAAACCTAGGTGTTcatcacacacatatatatatgtgtgtgtgcgcacgTGTATGTATCCATATTTTACACTTAAAAGATATAAGAGAAGATGCACCTAACCAAAATCGgacagttaagagaaaaacaagagaaatatgATGGACATTTTTCGTCATATTTTATTAGGTCctatatttttcttcatgtttttcttttaagcaTCCATCTGCATTAGATAAACGGCCTTGACTAGATGGCTGAGTAACTCTGAACAGTAGAATCGTcattcacttatatatatatatataagcacgGTTTAATCATGAGTGCTCGATGCAATCGGCTTTAACTAAACACATTGCACATGGTGGAATGCACTGGGCGTTATGCTGTGAGCCAAATAATTTTTCCATCGCAGCCCGGACAAggaaatccatatatatatataaagcatggGGATTTGGTGGGGGGGAATGTGATCCGTAGGTTTGCGGAAACCAGTGCACTTCAAGATTAGATTGGTTCAGAAATAATGACAAATTCTCCATTCTCCTGCATCCTACAATTTACGTATGATGGTATATTTAAGGAAATTGACATATCAGGTGAAATCCCCAGACGAGTTTCCGTGATAGAAATTCCTGTACTACTTCCAGAACAGAGTGACCTCCTTTTTCAAGTGGCCGGCTGGTGCACACATAAGAGGCCTTGTCATTTTCATGTGAGCCCGATTTGTCGTCTCAAAGTAATGTTAATAATTCGATGTTGATAGACTCTATTTCTCCACCCATGAAGTACTTGTGGAGTAAGTTAGCTCTCGTTTTCATTgtggaatctctctctctctctctctctctctctctcttccccagaTATGCCGATTGCTGAAACGCAAAGACTTCTGTTAACTAGATAAATAGCAGCAGTTCTTCATTGTATATAAGAAATATAGATTCTTTTCTggtaaaaattttctttttacaatATCTGAAAGGAAAACACAATCCTAATCGCCTCATTGGAGCAGCCTTTTAGCCCCCCACAAGCCTTCCCTTATTATACACTGGGCTTTGATTTTAGCTAGCAAAAGGGTTCCAAGTTCTAACCACATCCTATGAAGGTACACTTAAAAAGAGAGTGGACTGACTTTGCAATGATGCTCCTTTAAGTAAAACTCTAGTGGAATCGGACTTGCTACTGAAGAAACTCGTGTTAAAGGCTCAACTTGACAAAAACTAGGAGAAATAACAGTAGCAATATGAACAAGGAGATTGTGACTGCCTTCTTAAAAAAGAGGATAGAAACGGGGACAAGATAGACACAAAAGCCAATAGAAGAAGTGAAacgaaaggaaaaaggaaaagagaagtgGTGGACAAGCTTGATCCACATCTTCCCTTCTTTAGAATTGGGCCCCTAGCCCTGTTGCTGGGTCATACGCTATATGCCCCCCTGTCACTCTCTGCAATCCTCCTGCTAGTTTTAGTTCCTCATTACCTTTCCAATATTGccttttccctttcatttttaCCTTTTAGTTTTTTGCCCTGCTCAGAACTTTGCCTTCAGGTAGAAGATGAGCATTGGCTGGAAGAAAGAGCACAGTGCCGGTCAAAAAGCAAatgatttctttttctcaagTTGCTTTTACATACGTCACCAGCATGAGAGCTTGAATCATTCCTCAGAGGGGAAAACTCCAAGCAGACATAGGAAAATATGGCCCTCAAACACAGGCCACCCAGAGGGAAAGGGCAAAAAGGAAACCTCCACTAAAAGATAAGAACACAACTGTGGAGTTCATGgttgaagaatttgaaaaagacccaaatcagatttcatcCTTTTGTATGTGGAAAAGGTGAGGAGGCTCAGTTTTAGCAGATCAAAGATGTGTTTTGCAGCACAAACTTTACAACTTTATGCCCAAAAGAAAGTATAAAGAACTGCAGTACTAATGCTTCAAATCAGTGGCTCAACACAGTGATGGGAGAAAGCAACATCCAAGAATATTGATGGGCATATATTTGTTACACAAACAAAGGATCTTCATTCCCTTTCATGgcaggatctctctctctctctccttatttTCTGCCCTTCTTCTATGTAGGTGCTAGAAACAAACAAGACCCATCAACATCTGGAGGCCAGAGATGCTGTAACAACCTACAAGTTCTACTGGCACAGAACGAGTTCTGTAAAATGAACAGTGTTAGCCGCCCAAGAGGGTAGCTGAATCCCCGTATATATCTTTCTCATCCATCATCTAAAAGAATTATAGCCTCGAAGGAGAGAGGCTTTCACCCTGGCCTAACTCTCTTTTGACCAAGCTTCCCATCTGATTTCGTGGTTCCCGCAGAATCGCCATCTGAAGAAGCCTCCATTGATTTAGTGAACGAGCTCGAGAGGTCGGCGTAGAGATCAACAACCCGCCGAATGTTATTGTTGAGCTCTCTGATCAAACCCACGTTCCTGCTGAGGTTATCAGGAATCCTTGACTCGTGATTTTGGTTAATCTCATTGATTAGTACCCTGTTCTGGTCCAGGATGTTCTGAACCTGAAGGAAGCTCTTCTGAAAGGTCTGAAGAACCTTACTGTCAAATTGCGTGGCGCTGCCAGGGCCTGGGTACGTATCCCCTTCCATTCTATTTCCAGAATTGACTCGATATCAGGCCTGCAAATACATAAAATAATGAGAGCAATTTACCTAAAATTGGCTGTGAAGAGCTTAAAGCTCAAATTAGCCGGAAACAAATGAGATAAATCTTTTAGAGGAGATTCTTTTTTGCGTGGGCCATCAAGTATAGTATTTCACAGCAACCCAACTATGGATAGgttgtgtctgtgtgtgtgtgcgtgagtgCGTGGGTAATATGGGGAATTATTGATGGAAAAATCTGATCAGCGAGGAAGATGGAAATCAGTGGAATACACAAATAAAGATGAGCACAGTAAAATGGAaacggttaaaaaaaaaaagaaagagaaaaagtgggTTGGGAAGAACAAGAAATAGGACAGAAATGGCAGCACAAACGTTGAACCGTACTAAAATACTAGCAGAGATTTTCCTGATGAGgaaaaagtagagaaaaaaaatggggaaatcgggagagagagagagagtggtctACCAAAATTCCCTCAGGTTTCTGCAGAACAAAGGACCAGAacagaaaagatgaaagaacGAAGATGGATGCCAAGAaccaaaacaaaacttaaaattaaaaagcaagATTAATAAAGGAAGCCATCTTTAAAACTGTTCACCTAAAACCATCAAGacgaaaacaaggaaaagaaaggaatacTGAGAACCCGTCAaagaaaaaccattttgaactaaCACCCAGATCACAAACCACAAACAATTCATGAGtctcagaaagagagagacagctAAATCGATAAAAAGGGACGAGGGAAAACGAAGGAAGACAAGATTTGGCTACTTCTAACCGTACCTCGGAGACGCAGAACATTTCTCCTCTTCTCGTAAAAGAGGGCGCGAGAAATGGCCGGCGATGGCGACGAGGGTCAGCAGcaggaggaaaaagaagggaagaaggtaAGGAAGCAAAAGGAATGATCAACCTCCAATGAAAAGATGGCCTGATTCTCCCATCAAAATCCTCCAAGAGAAGTACAGACCCACTCATTCACCAACAATGGCCTCTttagagagagaacgagagagagcgGATATGCGAGAATAAGTAGATTTGACAGTCAGGCTCCAATcgctccctctttctctttcttcttcttcctacaTCCTCAAACCCCCCTCTCCCTTTTTTATAcgaaaatctctctttctctctctctctctctctttcattcagTTTGTTAATTATGATTATCCATGTTTCAGATCTCCTATGTTACCAACAtaccctctttttttttttttttttttggtgtaaaAACTACCCTTGAGATTCCAAGATTTTTGTGGCGCGTTTCAGTGACCAACCTGCCCTTGGTCAAACCCAGTTTTGCAAGTTCTGCAGTTGACTTGGATCTGGTCACATTGGTCTGGTCCACCTCCGCCTAGGCGCATACGCATGAGTCAATTGGCAAGGCAACTATGAAGTGTTCCCAAACACTTTGGATGAAATTATCCGCTAATTTAATTTCTTCTGTAATCAAACAAATGATGACTTTATTCAATTATACTAAGGCTTCAAAAGGGAGATATCTAGAAGTGGCAAAGTCTTTTTTCATCTAAAAGATTGTTTCAAAACTAGAATGGAAAGCAGTAAACGCATCAACTTTTGGATTCATAAGTTTCAAAACTActttaaaatctaagtgaaaGTGATACACCTATCAACTACAATATCCATAAGATTCATGGCTGCTTCAAAACTTGTGTAGAGACCGATACATCTATCAATTATAATGTTGTAGATTAATCATTCAtagtttagaaaaataatacccacaaaaattaaattaatgcCAAACTTTTACGAGCCCGCTCAACCTGTTACTCCCCTCAAAACCATATCAAGACGTTTAGGATTCAATAGAATTGGTTTTTTACACGAAAAAATGAGAAGTCACTCAAACTAACCGTCTTTCAACCCTTCTTACCACATTTACAAACAAACAATTTAAACTCTATCAAGTCCAACAAATCCGCTCCACGATTGATTTCCAAACAGAGCCATCGAGATCTcgagaaataatttaaaaagacATACTTTTTGGATTACacttttgtaatatatatatatatatatatatatatatatatatatatatatatatatatatatcaccgcCCGCATCTTGGCACTCAGGTAAAGAACAAAAGTAAATTCCGAAAATCTTCCCTTAACGTGTTGAAGGCCACTTGTCGTGAGACGCGTGGCAGTCAGGCTCGGCAGACCCCCAGCCTTCGCCTCCGAGCCTCAGCCTGCCCAATCGACACGCACCCTTATTTCGCGGGCCCCACTTTCGCTGAACCACCTTCAACACTTGGCAGTTATTCCTCTGTCGCAATTACCATCCTACCCGCAGCCATCTCGCGCCATTTTCTCGGAATGCCTTTGCGTTCCTCATGGGTAAAATGGTCTTTGTGCCGTCGTCGGGTGGCGATATTCGGGGGGTCACGGACATTGACAGACTCGGGGAGGAGAGGACAGCAGGAAGTTTGGGGGAAGGGGAAATTAACGTGATGCCTTCGGTCTGCTCTTCTTTCATGGCGGAATGGAATTTTCAGATGCCAGAAATGAAGGTGGATTTCTCGGTTTGTTCTTGAATTctatctgctttttttttttttttttggcttggtagttgaaatatatatatatatcacaaataAAAGAGTGGAGATTGTGCACACAAACTTATATTTGGCCACCGAAATGCTATTTCTACAAACGTGCCTTACTAAACTTAGTTTTGAGAAAACCCAGCTGTTTTTTTGTGTTGTCATCAAAACATCCAAtcttagttttaattttcacaaaatttagCTTTCAAAAAGCTAATTTTTtaaaggtgtcatccaaatatCATTTGGCATCAAGGACACTCATTCACTATCCAGTGAATCGACCTCAAATATTAGAATAGATTTGTAAAACACTGGaaatagtgttttataaatttgctCCGATAGATGATACTCCCTAAGCATTCATGTTACCAAAAGACCTCTTAGATAACATTTATATGAcactagaaaaaaaaacccagtgttttatgaaaaaagagtATTTCACAAACCTAGTTTTGATGTCACTTAAACATGGGTTTAGTCTTCAAAATATAGTTTTAGGATGTCATCTAAGCggccttttatttatttatttttttcagaggTACTTTTGGTTTGTATTTTATGACCTTTAAGTTGTTaaaa encodes the following:
- the LOC116263447 gene encoding protein ELF4-LIKE 4-like, which translates into the protein MEGDTYPGPGSATQFDSKVLQTFQKSFLQVQNILDQNRVLINEINQNHESRIPDNLSRNVGLIRELNNNIRRVVDLYADLSSSFTKSMEASSDGDSAGTTKSDGKLGQKRVRPG